The genome window GGCTTGGATCCACAAAAGGACCCAATAGCTCTCAAGAGTGAGTTGTGCTGGGACTAGCCCACCTCTCCCCTGCCTCAGGGGCCCAGGATACTTACTGTTGCAAGAAGTGCAGGACCAGATTCTTCAGGGCCTCTGTTCCAAAATAACTTCCCTGGAATCAAACAGATATTAGACCATGGAAGCAATACCTCCCCCCAACACAAGTTCTAACTGGCCCCTTTCTCACCTTGCAGGGCGGTAACGTCGTGGGGGCTTCGACATCAAAGGCAATTGGCGGAGGTAACTCATGGCCGTCCTGCCAGAAATGAGGATGGGAGTGAAACCAGAGGAAAAAGGCTGGgtgaacagaaaacagaaaaactaagagTAAGGAGTCAGACGGAAAGTGTAAAAGAGACACGGAATCCAGACAGATGCCATTTTGTCtacagcagcagttctcaacctgtgggtcgcgaccctggtgggggttgaaagaccaaaacacaggggtcgcctaaagccattggaaaatacgtatttattatacaatacattttctttttcttttcatttttccgaagctggaaatggggaggcagtcagacagactccggcatgcgcctgaccgggatccacccggcacacccaccagggggcgatgctttgcccctctggggtgtcgctctgttgcgtccagagccattctagcgcgtgaggcagaggccacagagccatccccagcgcccgggccatctttgctcaatggagccttgctgcgggaggggaagagagagacagagaggaaggagagggggaggggtggaaaagcaaatgagtgcctctcctgtgtgccctggccgggaatcgaacccaggactcctgcacgccaggccgacgctctaccgctgagccaaccggccagggcctacagtacatttttaaataaaatatgtatttccgatggctttaggcgacccctgtgtttggtcgttcgacccacaggttgagaaccgctggtctacagGCATTTTTCTGGGAAGGATTATAGCCTTTGTTGGATTTTCaaagggctccatggcctcaagtTAATGGTCAGACAAACACATAGTAGGCAAGAACTAGTTGAGAGATGCTTGTTAGAAGAGCATTAAAAGAAGTCATGGACTTACCAGGCGTAGTAATTTGGGAAATCGTTCACGAATGGCGCTGTCAAGAACGGGACAGGAGTGAGTGACGCTTCAGAGCCACCGTGCCTCCTGGGCTGCTCTAGGAGCAAATACACCAACACCCGAGGGACAGCCCATCCTACGTCACTCATTCTCTCACTCCTCCCAGCCTCTGAGCTCCAAGAAAAATGGCCCCATGCCCCACCTCACCTGGGACACCCAGAAATGACTACCTTGAAGGCAGTCTCTTTTCCCGGCCTGACCCCAGTGCCACAGGAGCAGCACCCGCTTGCAGCCCAGGCGTTAAGCCCaggccctcctttccctccccgcTGCCCCTTACCTTCTACCTACTCACCTGTGCAGCCccgggaggagggaatggggtgGGAGCCCAGGGGCTCCGCTGCCTCAACAGGTATCCATCAGTTCTGCCAAGTCTGGCCGTGGCCAAGACCAGAACACACCACAGGGGTGGCACAGGGTGTTGGGGCAGGGAGGTGAGCAAGGCGGGGGTCGGGAAGAGGGAAAGCCAAGGAAGAagtgagggaaagaaaaggagacggagagagagaggtaggataGGGCAGGAGCGAGGGAGAGATGGGAGGAGACATCAGGggatagagagaaaaaggaaagagaaagcaaaaactACAAGGCAAGGGAGCAttaggaaaagaagagggagaacagagggaaggaggcagcaCTGACACAGCCCTTTCCTTCGGCTGCCCTGTCCCTGTGGTCCAGGGCAGAAACGGGAAACAAGCCCTTGCAACAGCGGGAGGGCAGCTGTCATTGGCCGGGTGTCTGTCTGCTACCTGGGTCCCAATCTGAGCTGGGCGTGGGAAGCAGAGCAGCCATGGGGGCAGGAGACCGCCCTCAGAAGGGGTGAGGGTGCAGGCCCCTGCAATGTTGGGGGGGTGAGGGTCTGTGCCCCACCTCTGTTGGCCCCCAAATTctctcctgatggcccctctgcgactgtgcctgtcttaggttgttccttCCCTGAGGAATCTTACCCGTCTCTGGCTAACCAGCCATCCTCTGGGGCCAAGCAAGGTGATGTGAGGTGTGCGAGTGAGGGAGGGCAGTGCCCCCCCAGATGTTCAGTTTTGTCTCCTTGGTAGCTTATGCCCCCATGGCCTCCACGCCCAGCACCTGCCTTGGGACTCCCTCGCCTACTGGCGGGGCCCCAGCTCTGGTCACATGTCTTGGGGAACCCAGGTTTCTTCTCCAGGGAGggcccagctcacaccactgggCGAGAGACAGATCCATGGCACCGGCCACCAGGAGGCCTCAGCCTTAGCATGAGCAGAATGCCCAGCAACAGCTGTGGGCAAATGGATTGTGAGAAGAGGGTCCCTCTTGGCGAAAGGGCAAGAGGGGCCAGCAAAGGACaaaggaaaatggcccatcaGCAGGCAGACCCAGGGGGAGGGCTTTCTCAGCCCAGCAATTATAGGCTCTTGGAATAAGACAACTCCACGTGTGAGGCTCATATAAGACATCCCCAGTCATGCCAGCAAAGGGGAGATGCCCTTCCTGGAACATCAGGGTAGAGAGATTCTAGAAAAGGCTGCgttcaggaaggaaggagaaaggccaTAGAATCAGCAAACAGTATTcagatgaaggggaaaaaaaaggaaggacacCTGGGGCCAGCTGGGATGTGGACAGACAAAAGGGAGGAACACGTGATCCTCCCAAAGGCCAGGTGGGCCCAGCTCAGGGCTGCACATCTCCTGCAGATGGGCACTGGTCAGGGTGCATTAGCTCAGCCCCCCAGGGGGTGAAGGTCCCCAGGAGGGGAGACAAAAACCACAACTGACCTGATGTAGGTGGACTGGTCTCGGAAGGTGTCGCACAGGGGGTTGCCTTCGAGCCACAGCTCTTCCAGCTTCAGCCCTTTCACCTTGTCCAGTTCCCGCTCAGATTTCAGCTGCAAAGGATGGGGCAAAAGGCAGAAAGGACACCCTAAGTAAAGAGAGCCAGCTCAGCGCCCACACTCCCAAACCCCACCCTCACCCGCTCAATGCCTTCCTTAGCCTCCTGCCACCCCCGGGCatgtcctcttccctctctccccgccCCAATCAACACACAGCCTGCTCTCAAGTCTCACCTCATTTTCAGTGAGGTTTAGGATCTTCAGTTTGGGTGCTTTCTGCACAATGCTGGACATGTCATCCAGCTTATATAGCTTGTTATTGCTCAAGTTCAAGGACAATAGCTTTGGGGAGAAAAGTTTAGAAGAAGCATTACCAAGGAAGGGGACCAGAGACAAATCTGCCTCTTACCCCGCCCTGTATGTCCCACCCTGCTTGCTTCCACCCAGCAATGGGGCAGAGGCCTCACCTCAGGGATATTCTCCTCAATGATTCGCAGGGTCGCAGCCATACAGCTTCTGCGATTCAGGACAACGTCAATGTTCTGGGCGAGCAAATCttcaggaaggaaaggaagtgTGAGAGGGTTTGCTTAGGCCAGCATTAGCACCCTACCATTCCCAAACATTCCCTCCCTGGAAGATAGCCCTCTGTCTCCACCTAGCTGAGAGCTGCTGCCAACAATACCTGGGTCTAGACGGAGGCCCTTGAGGTCAAGCGCTTGTTGGGAGCCATCGTATCGTTTGCTCATGATCAGCTACAGAGAAGAAAAGGCTTCAGTGGTCACTGGGGCTGTGCATTTGGGGGGAGGAGCGCACAGTTGTAAGAACTGCTAGGACTGGGGTGGAAACACACTATACGAGCCTGCCTCACCTTTAGCTGCTCTATTTGCTCTGGCTTCAGTTCGTTCAGTACAgtagggggtggaggagaggagttGATGATGACAGATATCTACAGGGAAGACACCAAGGGCAGGATGAATTCTAAAGAAGCCTAAACCCCAGGACCAAGACCCAGCACTCTGGGCACCAATCCCACTTCCAGTGAAGCCAGCCCCTTTATACACACCCTTCGGTTCTCCTGATCCAGAATCTTATAGTTGACACCCTTCAATGCAGAAGCGGTACTGGCATCCTCAACAAAAAACTGGGCCCGGTTGTTTTCATAGTGAAACTGCAAGAGGAAACAGGAACAGGAGGCTTAGGGCCCAGAGCCCCTGGCCCACCCggccccttccctttcctcagtGCTTAGCCAGCCACTCAGGTCTCCTCTTACCTCAATGGGAGTGAAAGGGACACTGCATTTACTCTGAATCATATTCAGGAGCCATCCCTTATCATATTTCCTGCCGTAAGGAATCTgcatgagagaaaaagaagggaacaaTACGTAACTGAGGCTGAACAGCAGATCCGACCTAATGCTCCTTTACATAGTCTGCTGAGCTTTAAAAGACTTTCTAAAAATACCAGTTAAAAGTCTATTCAAGTCAGACAGGTTCCTTAACCTCCCTTCTGTTTATACTGGTTATTCATCAAGAATCAAACTGTTTGATGTTAAAACTGCCAAGATATTTATACCTTGCCTGCTGTTCAGAGGTCGGGGACTCCAACCCCTACAATTTGGCTGGAGCCAAATGGAAACATGCAGAGGCATTATTCCACTTCCCAACTAGTTGCCATGTTTCCCTTTAGACAGCCTCTCCTTGCCCCCAATCCTGCCTGTGCCTTCTCCTTTTCTGAACCTATCCTTGGCTGTTCTACGATACTGATCTTTAGGAGAGAAGATGGATACTTGACTGTGGAGCAAACAATGGAGAAAACTGATTTTGCGGTTTCACTCTGAGCGCAGCCCCCATCTTCTCCTGCACTATCTACTTCCAAGATACTCACTGTAATCTTGAACCAGTTCTTCGAGGTCCCATCCTGGCTGGTGCCAGCCCCGGTTCTCGGTGGAGGGGCTCTGTCTCTCCGCACAGAAACATGAATGCGGTCTCGATCATGCCAGTTATCGGTCCGACGGTTGGGTCGAGACGCATAGGGGATGCTGTGGGAAAGCAGAGAATAACATGTCCATAATGCTAGGAATGTCTCCTCTAAGACTTTGCTGCACTGTTATCTGGGCGACACTAAGACTGTTCAACCATTAAGCTGGCCCTGGAACTTCTCACTCTGGTAGGTAGTAAGGGAAATGACAGGGAGAGTAAGAGGGCTATATAAATGAATGAGTCACTGAATTTAAACCAGAACTGATTACTTACTATCGTATTCGGGGAAGGTCCTGGGCATCACTCATTGACACATCTCTGTCGTCTTCCTCAAGGCGGGAGGACCGAATGCTAGTACCTCCTCTTCCAGACCTGCGGTTCCCCTCACCACACTTCCACCGAAAAGGGCCCcggcctttctttcttctttgaggGAAATTAACACGATCATCGTGCTCTGGAGTTAGAACACAAATTAGAACATACAGGTCAGTGTGTCTTGTGGCGTCTTGTGGGCTATCGGAGCTGGATGGCCCGTGATCACAGCAACCAAGGCTGTGTGCATGGTAAGGGCAACGACCCAGTGCAGGGCACCACCCACTTCGAGCACAAGGGAAGTGGGCCAGTCACGGTCTCAGTCTCCATCTCAGGACTGACCAAAGGTGAGTATGAATTCCGTGTGCATCAGTTTGGAGACAATACTCAAGGTTGTACCAGTGCAGGCCCTCACTTTAATCCTCCGAATAAAATCCAtggcgggcctgacctgtggtggcgcagtgaataaagcgtcgacctggaaatgctgaggtcgccggtttgaaaccctgggcttgcctggtcaaggcacatatgggagttgatgcttccagctcctcccccctgtctctctctctctctctctctctctctctctctgtctccctctctctcctctctaaaatgaataaataataaaacaaaacaaaacatggtggGCCACAGGATCAAGAGAGGCATGTTGGAGACCTGGGCAATGTGACTACGGGAGCAGACGGTGTAGCTAAGGTGGCTATTAAGGAATCCGTGATCTCGTCCTCCGGAGACCATTCCATCATTGGGCGCACCACAGTGGTGTAGGAAACACCTTGCTAGTTGTAAGAATTTAACTTGGTAAACGTTAAACacagtaatcttaaaaaaaaagaaaaagagcctgaccaggtggtggcgcagtggatagagcgtcgtactgggatgcggaggacccaggttcaagaccctaaggtcgccagcttgagcacaggctcatctggtttgagcaaagctcaccagcttggacccaaggtcgctggctcaagcaaggggtcactcggtctgttgtagccccacgatcaaggcacacatgagaaatcaatcaatgaacaactaattgttgcaacaaaaaactgatgattgatgcttctcatctctctctgttcctgtctgtctgtccccatctatccctctctccctgtctctataaaaaaaaaaaagaaaaaaagaaaaagaaaaagtggataCATTagcctggtggcgcagtggataaagcgttgacctggaacactagagtcgctggttcaaaactccaggcttgcctggtcaaggcacatatgggagttgatgcttcctgctcctcccccaacccttccctctctctctcttctgtctaaaatgaatgaagtcttaaaaaaaaatttaaaaaagaagatccaTCACTGGTGTAGCTGCCCTGCTGTGACAGTCTCCACCCGACACCTTGCTGGAAGAGATACACACTAACTGCAGTGCCACCCTCCATACAAACTCCTCCGCTCCGCCCCGGGAAAGAACCTTCTCTGTGGGACCGCAGCATCAGGCAAAAATCACTAGGAAACTGCACAGCTGTTGAAAAATGAAGCAGAAACTGGAACAACAGCGAGGAGAAACAGAATGTGGAAGTGTGAGTGACCCAAAAGTAGAACTGgacaaactcagaccctctgagCCACCCGCTTCCACTCAGCCTCCCAAATCTATTTAACCCACTCAATATTCGGATGATGACCTATCTCCCACCCCCTTAAAATAATCCATCACAATAATTACAACAGCTTTCAGTAACAGTTCTTTTGCCTATCCAGTGGTCGacaaactgtggctcacgagccacatgtggctctcagattgaggacatttttagcaaaggccagctcaGGAGTATCCTaactaagttaataacaatgtacctacctacatagcttaagtttattttttttttatttctttaagattttatttattcattttagagaagggggagagagggaggggaggagcaggaagcatcaactcccttatgtgccttgactgggcaagcccagggtttcgaaccggcgacctcagcattccaggtcgacgctttatccactgcgccaccacaggtcaggcatatatagcttaagtttaaaaagtcgggctctcaaaagaaatttcaaaaaaataaattaattaaaaaaaaaaaaagaaatttcaatcaatgtactgttgatatttggttctgttgactaatgagtttgcagaCCACAGGTATACAGTACAAATGTTggttacaaatatcacttttaagaactttttattttcatttctttcaaagccactaatttacttttatttattttagagaaaaacaaagggagaaagggggttggggagagagggagagagaaacagagggggggggggacatcaACCTGTTGCCCTACCCATTCATGCACTCATTAGTTGATTCCTGCATGACCCCAACCAGGGACTGAACACACAATCTTGGTGCTTAAGGATGATGCTCTACAGTGTTTTTCAATGGCTGGTTCATGGACTGATGCTGGTCCCcaagaattaaccaccctgatgttgtatgaagattatagacacaACAACTATAGACTCTAGAATCTTCATACAATACCAGGGTGGTTAATCTGTTCATGGTCCAGTGACTGAAAAACTCTGCTCTAGCCacctgagctaaccagccagggctttaaggAATTCTTTAAAAGTCCTGTTCTCAAACTGCCACTCAAAAGTTTTGGGAATGAGCTCTTCATTTCCTTGGCCAGAAATGTCTTTTAATTCAGAAGACAAATCCTAGATGCAGGTCATAGTGACAGCTAGGGTGTTTAACCAAGGGCCCTCAAATATTCTCCAGAAATATAACCCTCTGAATCTTGGTATTTGGGAACGGCTTCTTAAAAAAAcaccctgcctggcctgtggtggcacagtggataaagtgtcgacctagaatgctaaggtcgcctgttcgaaaccctgagcttgctgggtcaaggcacatgggagaaacaACTgtatgttgatgcttcctgctccctgtgtcatttttctctctcttctctctctaaaaatcagtaagtaaaatcttttaaaaaaacaatttcaagCTGCCCTAGTTGGGTAGCCAAGTTAGTTGGAGCGCTGTCCTAAtaggccaaggttgagggtttgatctctggtcagagcacatacaaaattcaaccaatgagcctgatcaggcagtggtacagtggagaaagcatcgaactgggaagccgaggacccaggtttgagaccccgaggtcgccaacttgagcaaaaaaaagaatcaaccaggccctggccagttggctcagcggtagagcgtcggcctggcgtgcgggagtcccgggttcgattcccggccagggcacacagaaggggcgcccatctgcttctccacccctccccctctctgtctctctcttcccctcccacagccgaggctccattggagcaaagatggcccgggcgctggggatggctctgtggcctctgcctcaggcgctagaatggctctggatgcaacggagcgacaccccaagatgggcagagcatcgccccctggtgggcatgccaggtggatcccagtcgggcgcatgcgggagtctgactgcctccccgtttccagcttcggaaaaatacaaaacaaaaaaaaaagtcaagaatttttaaaattatatatatattatatatataaagtccatgccctggctgggtagctcagttggttatagagCTCTGTCCAGATAGATACACCACGGTTGTGGTTTtatccacagtcaaggcacatacaagaatcaacattaataagtagaacagcaaaatcaatgttttttcccactctcttcctctcccttcctctctattagtaaataaataaaatttaaatccacCACACAAAAAAAGTTCTGTCTAATGCAATGGTCTGCAAACAATGAACTTCAACAAATGAtcctaggaaaaaaaaagaataaatgaatagaggGCACAGCTAACATTCACTGAGAACTTTCTCCAGAGCCAGGCACTATAATACTCCAGGCCCTTGATAtgaatgatctcattttaacACATACCCACATCACATAAAAGGACACAAACTTAGGAAGTAGATACTGTTTCTACCAGCATTACAGGTGTGGAAATTGAGGCCTGAGAGTTTTACTCACTCAGACTTGGTGTAGCTAATATAGGATTGAAAACTTGGCTGTTAAAGCTCCAAATTACTACCCTGGACCCAGTATGGTGTTTGAGCTAGCATGGAGTTGGTGTGTAGGTCTAAAACATTAAGCCAAAGTCAAAGCCACAGAGAGTGGAGCAAAACCGACTGGACGCGATAGATAATAGGGTGCAGGTAACCCATGAGCAAGGCACTGACTCACATTAAAAAGAGTCTGGCCGCCAAACTGAAATGACAGGGACACACCACCCACCAAGTTCAAAGGAATCTCGTCACCCCACGGCCGAGACACCAGGTCCGAGCCGCAGCTCTTCACAACGCCAGAATTCCGTAGCCAACACCTCTGACACCCACCCTCGAGTCCGGCCAGGCCCCCAGAGCTCCCTAGCCCCGGGCCCGCGCCTCCACCGTTCCCCGTGGACGAGGCCCCTCGCGGCCTCCCGCCTCCGGGCTGCGGCCTAGGCCGGCGCCGCCCACTCGGGCCCCAGATCGCTCGGCTCCCCGATCCGGGACCACCGTTTACCGTTGTATGACTTCCCCTCGTCCGCCATGGCACAGCGAGATGCAGGACGAGCTCAGGCGCGGACCGCAAAGCCACCAAACGTCCGAACCCGCAGCTGCTCCGGGTCGAAGTGCCCCAGAGACCGGCGCCACTGCATTTATGCGGCCAGGCGTGCGGTGCGCCGTCGACGTCCTTAGGTGGTGGGTGGGGCCGCAGGCGTGCCCTACCCACTGCGCGTGCGCACTGCGCAAACCACCGCGCTGGGGGCGGGGCCCTACTGCTGCACGCCCCGCCCAAGGCACAAAGTTGATAAGCGGAGGTTTGCGGCTGGTTTGCTGCGCGCCCGTTTTCACCCATCTGCTGGTACACTAGCACCTGCAGGGTTCTCTCTGGAGCACAGGGCAAGCTACTGAAACCCAGGACTCGGAAAGGAAACGGCTAACAGGGGCCACACGCAGGGCTCCCGAGGATTAGGAGACCTGAGG of Saccopteryx bilineata isolate mSacBil1 chromosome 1, mSacBil1_pri_phased_curated, whole genome shotgun sequence contains these proteins:
- the NXF1 gene encoding nuclear RNA export factor 1, whose protein sequence is MADEGKSYNEHDDRVNFPQRRKKGRGPFRWKCGEGNRRSGRGGTSIRSSRLEEDDRDVSMSDAQDLPRIRYIPYASRPNRRTDNWHDRDRIHVSVRRDRAPPPRTGAGTSQDGTSKNWFKITIPYGRKYDKGWLLNMIQSKCSVPFTPIEFHYENNRAQFFVEDASTASALKGVNYKILDQENRRISVIINSSPPPPTVLNELKPEQIEQLKLIMSKRYDGSQQALDLKGLRLDPDLLAQNIDVVLNRRSCMAATLRIIEENIPELLSLNLSNNKLYKLDDMSSIVQKAPKLKILNLTENELKSERELDKVKGLKLEELWLEGNPLCDTFRDQSTYISAIRERFPKLLRLDGHELPPPIAFDVEAPTTLPPCKGSYFGTEALKNLVLHFLQQYYAIYDSGNRQRLLDAYHDGACCSLSIPFIPQNPARSNLGEYFKDSRNVKKLKDPTLRFRLLKHTRLNVVAFLNELPKTQHDINSFVVDISAQTDRLLCFSVNGVFKEVDGKSRDSLRAFTRTFVAVPANNSGLCIVNDELFVRNASPDEIQRAFAMPAPTPSSSPVPTLSPEQQEMLQAFSTQSGMNLEWSQKCLQDNNWDYTRSAQAFTHLKAKGEIPEVAFMK